From Chryseotalea sp. WA131a:
CGCGTCACCGTCCCCACGCAATGGTGAACCAATTTGAAAAGCTACAAAACCAATAAGCAAAGGCGCGGGATGAATTTTGTTTTGCGGTCTCAAGATCCTGCGCGTTCGCGGGGCTTGCGCATAACGTTCCGTGTTTGCGGGCGGGCGGGGAGTTAACACCTGCGCCTTCTCCCACGTGATAAAATAACTGAAGAGAACGGCACTTTCAAAACGCACTGCCACCCCGCCTGACGCAAACACACTGTTGGCAGCTGTGGTGCTTTCGTTCGTCAATTTGTCCACCGTTATTTTTCTTATTCAGAATTCAATTTATCATCGAGTCGGCTGGTCACTTACATTTAAATCAAGATGTCAATTAGTCCAAATATTCCAGCGCTCAAAATTATTGTCCATGAAACCCAGTCTTTAAATTCGTTTTTCTTATGTTTTAGGAAAAGTAAATGGAGTCCAACGTGAATGATAAAAAATATGTCAAGTCCATATTTTAGTTGTGAATTATCACTTTGTCCCATGAGTCCCCAAAACAGAAAGTAGAATAACGGAACATGAGCTATCATAAATATCTTAAATCCCCAATTGTCGTCAAGCAATGAAAGTCCTGGAAATATTCTCCACTCTTTACATCTAACTGCGTCCATTTCGTGAATTATAATTACTGATAGTCCTAAGTAAAAAAAAATATCACTATTCATTCAAAGTCCGTTACGGTTACTTATTTGTTTTAGTCGTCACTTTCCACGGAGGCGCACCGTTGCTGCCAACGTTAGTATTTGCGTTCGAGCGGGGCTTTCGAAGCCGCGTCCTGTCCCCGACACCGAACGGAATAAAGATACGAAAACGTTGGATTACACGTCAACCCCGCTTGACGCAAATACATTGTTGGCAGCTGGCGCGATTAGAGTCCACCGTTGTTCAAGTCTTTGTTCCAATACTTTATCGTCCAATTGAAGTCTGCCTTAAAATAGTTACGATTTTCTTTGTCAACGAGTATCATATTTTGTCCAGCAAGTCGAAGCTCTTTATTTCTTTTTGTTTTAATAACTATAATATACTTCTCATTTACGTCAACAAGTCCATCGTTCCAGGTTCTTTTGATGTCGTCTAAAAAGTCAAGAATTTTTTCACTCGATAATTTGATTTCACTAACGTGTCGCGCTGCATTTCCCCTGTCGTCCCTAACAATAACCAAAGTAATGGATTTTATATTTTTTTTATTCAGTCCGTCAACATTTTTGATGTCTTGACTTTTTAACATTGTCGATGTCGAAATTGTCAGGAAAGTCAGGAATATTTTTAGTCTAATCATCATACGTGAACTTTAGCTCTTGCTGCCAACGTGAGTATTTGCGTTCGAGCGGGGCTTTCGAAGCCGCGTCCTGTCCCCGACACCGAACGCATTAAAGATACGAAAACGTTGGATTACGCGTCAACCCCGCTTGACGCAAATACAGTGTTGGCGGTTCGTGCCTTTAGTCGTTACCAGGTTTTGCTCCTGGAAGTCTGCTCTTAATCCATTTAATCTGTCCGTTATGATTTGATTCATGTTCACAAACATGAAACCACTTACAGTAGTTGTTTGTCGGCATACTTTGAAAACCTGAAGGGTCGACTTTCGATAACCAATTGTCGTCCCTCTTTTTAAACTCATTTATTGTCGTTGAACGAGTCTCGTTTAAAATGTTGAGATAATAGTCCAAACTATATCCCTTTATATATTTCCGTCCTTTGTCACCAAGACGCATTGCTGCATCCCAATTAATTTTTCCGTCACCTTTAAAGTCTATGTCCCACTCGAAAGTCTTTATTTGATATTGTCTTTCAGTTGCTGCCAAATGGAGTAACATTGCCCCAATTGAATTTGATGTCGAGTCATGTAAGTAGTCCAACTCTTCTTTCTTCATATTCTCTACACCTAGAACAACTACATTTCTCATCCATGTCATCATTGATAAAAGAGTCCCAACTTGAGGTGTGAATCCGTCTTTTGGTCCAATGATATGTATTCCGTCAGCCAAAGTGTTATTCCTTGAAAGTCCCACGTTTGGAAATAAACTTAGTCCGGCAATTCCTGTTGCAACAGAAGCTGTCGTTTTTATAAAATTTCTCCTGTTAACTTTTTTGTCCATTGTTTATTCTTTTGTAGAAACTCAATTGTCAGGTTTAACTCGTCCCAAGGCATGACCGCCAACGGTTTGGCTTGCAGAAGGCGGGCAATTGAAAACCTGCGCCTTCTCCCACGAGATAAAATAAATGAAACGCACTGAACTTTCCTAACGCACAGTCCGCCCGCTTTTCTGCAAGCCTGTGTTATGGCCAGTTTGCAACCGAGCTTAGGGTTTTAGTGTCGACCGTGCAAAAGAAAAAATGTCAACCAAGAAGTCTCGCGAGCAAGTCGTCCAGCGCAAGAGTTTTGGTAGTCCGCCAGAAAGTGTTGTTAAGACTTGTCGTGCGCGAACAGGTCGCCCGATTGCAAATGCTTCCGAGGTGGTTCGTCAACGAGCAAAAGTGTTACCAAGGAAAAAGTTTAAAAAGGCGTCTTTGATCATTTAAATTTTCCGTCAGTCGTTTGAAGCAAAGTTCTCGGAATGTCGTTGAATTGTTAGCGAGCAGAAGTCAGTCGGCTACTAATTTGTCGTCACCGAAATTATGGAGTAGCACTCGTCCCGCAAATTGGCCATAACGTTAATATTTGCGATCGGGCGGGATTTTGAAACTGCGTCCTGTCCCCGACACGAAGCGCAATAAAGATAACAAAACTTTGAACCACACGTCAACCCCGCCTGGCGCAAATATATTGTTATAAGCCGTTTTTAATTAATTGTTTGATGTATAATTTTTTTGTCGGCTTTGATTGAGAAAGCTCATGTTCAATTTGCATGTCCATGTCCTGCGCGAAGTCCCAACCAGTCGTGATTGACGGACGAAAAAGATAACCTCTCCCGTCAGGATTACCGTTGTCATATTCAAATTGAGTATCTAAATTACCTATCAGTTCATTTAAATTTGGGTAGAGTGTGTAATAAAAGTCAGGCATGTGCCAGTAAACTTGCGTCTCCTCAAACCAAAAACGTCCAAATGATTTCACAAGTACCTCCGCATTTCTAAAATCGTCAAGGACTGGTTTTTCTCTTTGATTAAGTCTAGTTGTTGCAATTAGATTGCAACAACTTTGAGCATCTGTTTCCGCTTCAATTACAACAGCACCTCCATAATTTCCGTTTTTCAACTTGAAAGTCAAGCAGTCACCCGCCATAAATATTGCAGTTTTAACTTTTGTCTTTACACGGGTCTTTGGCCTTGGCCTGTCGGACTTTAGTTTTTGTAGGAATTTATCAAGGGCAATTTTTCTTTTTTGTAGGTCTTTCTCAGTTACACCATTTGTCTTCCATAAAATTAAATCAGCACCTGATTCGATAATATTTTCAACAGTCAAAAGCACATTGTTATCAAGTGATTTTGTTTCCCATTGAGCTAAAGCAAGTGCAAACCAAAAATCATTTTTCTCTTCCTCAATGTTTAAAAGCTCAGCATAGTCAGACATTATTTCTTTCGAGATATCATCAGGCTTGCTGCCTTTGTTATACTTGTCAAAAAACTCGTGATAGACGTCTGCAAACGAATCACTGTCTCGAATTGCTGTTCCCCAACTTCCCATGTTCGGTCTGGTCAAAATGGCTTATAACGTG
This genomic window contains:
- a CDS encoding DUF664 domain-containing protein — protein: MDKKVNRRNFIKTTASVATGIAGLSLFPNVGLSRNNTLADGIHIIGPKDGFTPQVGTLLSMMTWMRNVVVLGVENMKKEELDYLHDSTSNSIGAMLLHLAATERQYQIKTFEWDIDFKGDGKINWDAAMRLGDKGRKYIKGYSLDYYLNILNETRSTTINEFKKRDDNWLSKVDPSGFQSMPTNNYCKWFHVCEHESNHNGQIKWIKSRLPGAKPGND